From the Leptolyngbya sp. O-77 genome, one window contains:
- the fmt gene encoding methionyl-tRNA formyltransferase has translation MRLVFFGTPQFAVPSLERLLDQPRVEVLAAVTQPDKRRGRGSELVPSPVKAIALQHNLPVWQPARIKKDAETLENLRRTQADAFIVVAYGQILSPEILAMPRLGCINAHGSLLPKYRGAAPIQWSLYHGETETGITTMLMDAGMDTGPMLLKATTPIGWFDHAHDLATVLANQAADLLIDTLLGLDRGEVQPIPQDDTQATYAPLIQKHNYLLDWNRGAIALHNQVRGFYPNCLTHFRGQPLKVLSTIPLTTAPDLPIPDSVHALRADWQPRLAAPEAPGTIVGLLKHHGVLVNTSDGLLLLLTVQPSGKRPQSSWDWANGTRLAIGDSFTLSPT, from the coding sequence ATGCGTCTTGTGTTTTTTGGTACGCCGCAGTTTGCAGTGCCGTCGCTAGAGCGATTGCTCGATCAGCCGCGCGTTGAGGTGCTAGCAGCGGTGACCCAGCCCGACAAGCGACGGGGGCGCGGCAGTGAGCTAGTTCCGTCTCCCGTCAAGGCGATCGCCCTCCAGCACAACCTGCCCGTGTGGCAGCCAGCCCGCATCAAAAAAGATGCTGAAACCCTGGAAAACCTGCGCCGCACCCAGGCTGACGCTTTTATCGTCGTCGCCTACGGACAAATCCTGTCCCCCGAAATTCTGGCCATGCCCCGCCTCGGCTGCATCAACGCCCACGGATCGCTGCTGCCCAAATATCGGGGGGCTGCGCCGATCCAGTGGAGCCTGTATCATGGCGAAACCGAAACGGGGATCACCACTATGCTGATGGATGCAGGCATGGACACTGGGCCCATGCTGCTGAAGGCCACCACGCCCATCGGCTGGTTTGACCATGCCCACGATCTCGCCACGGTGCTGGCAAATCAGGCAGCCGACCTGCTCATCGACACGCTGCTGGGGCTAGACCGAGGCGAGGTTCAGCCCATCCCACAGGACGACACGCAGGCCACCTATGCGCCGCTGATCCAGAAACACAACTATCTGCTGGACTGGAATCGGGGGGCGATCGCCCTTCATAACCAAGTGCGCGGTTTCTACCCAAACTGTCTCACCCACTTCCGCGGGCAGCCGCTCAAGGTACTCTCCACAATCCCCCTCACCACAGCCCCAGACTTGCCCATCCCCGACTCGGTTCATGCCCTCCGGGCAGACTGGCAGCCCCGCCTCGCTGCCCCCGAAGCCCCCGGCACGATCGTTGGGCTACTCAAACATCACGGCGTTTTGGTGAACACGTCGGACGGGCTGCTGCTGCTGCTGACCGTGCAGCCGTCTGGGAAACGCCCCCAAAGCAGTTGGGACTGGGCCAATGGCACCAGACTGGCGATCGGCGATTCCTTTACCCTTTCACCCACCTGA
- a CDS encoding tetratricopeptide repeat protein has translation MDNTLIQSLLENLKDPDESIRDAATHELWRLWFTQKGARGLELLERSQTLIDAGEYGHAEQVLTEVIADLPDFAEAWNRRAVLHYICGQYQKSLADCEQVLALNPIHFGAMHGQGLCHMALKQYMAAIHAFRQALEIQPYALENQKMILECTARLS, from the coding sequence ATGGACAACACCTTGATTCAATCTTTATTGGAGAATTTGAAAGATCCTGATGAATCAATTCGCGATGCTGCTACGCACGAGCTTTGGCGGCTCTGGTTTACGCAAAAGGGTGCAAGAGGGTTAGAACTGCTAGAGCGCAGCCAGACGCTCATCGATGCAGGCGAATATGGCCATGCAGAGCAAGTCTTGACGGAGGTAATTGCTGACCTGCCCGATTTTGCCGAAGCCTGGAACCGTCGGGCCGTGCTGCACTATATCTGTGGACAGTATCAAAAGTCTCTGGCCGATTGTGAGCAAGTGCTGGCGCTAAACCCGATTCACTTTGGCGCAATGCATGGGCAAGGCCTCTGCCACATGGCGCTGAAACAATACATGGCGGCTATTCACGCCTTCCGGCAAGCGCTGGAGATTCAGCCCTATGCGCTGGAAAATCAAAAGATGATTCTGGAATGCACGGCAAGGCTGAGCTAG
- a CDS encoding DUF4168 domain-containing protein: protein MTHFLIPSRPKRRLTMPLLAGALSLAGLLLGWVPDVQVSTSSVELSNAALAQAAVSTGEIRSYAASVLEIEPYRQQAVQAIQSAGAPLPSLMCTQSNDLRSLPRNIRQIVADFCTQSVTVVQGNGMTIGRFNEITAMQQSNPNLAAQIRQAIIEIRRQR, encoded by the coding sequence ATGACTCACTTTTTGATTCCTTCTCGACCCAAGCGCCGCCTCACCATGCCGCTGCTGGCGGGTGCGCTGTCTCTGGCGGGGCTGCTGCTGGGCTGGGTTCCCGATGTTCAGGTCTCGACGAGTTCCGTCGAGCTGAGCAACGCCGCCCTAGCGCAGGCAGCCGTTTCTACTGGCGAAATTCGCAGCTATGCGGCCTCCGTGCTAGAAATCGAACCCTATCGCCAGCAGGCAGTGCAGGCAATTCAAAGCGCGGGCGCACCCCTGCCCTCGCTAATGTGTACCCAGTCGAACGATCTCCGCAGTTTGCCCCGCAATATTCGCCAGATTGTGGCAGACTTTTGCACCCAGTCTGTTACGGTGGTGCAAGGCAATGGCATGACGATTGGACGGTTTAACGAGATTACGGCGATGCAGCAGAGCAACCCCAACCTCGCCGCCCAGATTCGCCAGGCCATTATTGAAATTCGTCGTCAACGCTAA